The DNA region GCACCTCGTTGACAACGAGGCGTTCTTCCTCAATGCGGCGCGTCTGGCCGGAATTCGCACGGTGGACGCGCGGGTGGTGCACGACGCTGTGGGCGAGCCCGGCCTGGTGGTCACCCGGTTTGACCGCACGGCTGGCACGTCGCCCGGCACGCCCAACGGCGCACGAGCGGTGGAAGACGGATGCCAGGTTCTCGGGCGTTATCCGTCCGCGAAATACGCCGTCACCACCGAGGAGGTGCTGGGCAAGCTTGCCTCGCTGTGCGAAGCGCCCGTGCCCGCCGCCGCAGAGTACCTCGCACAGATCGTCTTCGCATACCTCACAGGCAACGGGGACGCGCACGCCAAGAACTTCTCGATCATCCAAGACCAGACGGGGCGCTGGCAGCCCACCCCCGCATACGACCTTCCCAGCTCACAGCCCTACGGCGACTCCACGTTGGCGCTGTCGCTCGGCGGCCGACGCGACGGCAACATCTCGGGAGCGCACTTCGTGGCGCTTGCGGAACACCTGGGCGTCAGGGCCCGAGCAGCGCGCACCATCATCGGTCGCGTCGCCGACTCCGCCGACATATGGATCGGCGAGCTCGATGCGCTGCCGTTCGACGGGGGAATCCTGCACAAACTCGCCCGCGTGATCCTCCATCGACAGGAGTTGCTCCGGCAAGCCTGAGTCTCGGCCACCGCTGAGGGGGAGAACCGGCCTCG from Demequina lutea includes:
- a CDS encoding type II toxin-antitoxin system HipA family toxin, whose product is MSAVSAGDESPRPPALEDLKTLQSAEVFKQGALAGHLTRNSHGGVDFAYTQEWVDWGRAPVATTLPVTVEPVVTAAGALPPFFSGLLPEGRRLSTLRRATKTSPDDELTLLLAVGADTVGDVRVVADGWQDTPVEPHLSVGDFSAVRFADIRQELTTEVDRVGLPGVQDKVSARMINLPATAAGANVVLKLNPPELKHLVDNEAFFLNAARLAGIRTVDARVVHDAVGEPGLVVTRFDRTAGTSPGTPNGARAVEDGCQVLGRYPSAKYAVTTEEVLGKLASLCEAPVPAAAEYLAQIVFAYLTGNGDAHAKNFSIIQDQTGRWQPTPAYDLPSSQPYGDSTLALSLGGRRDGNISGAHFVALAEHLGVRARAARTIIGRVADSADIWIGELDALPFDGGILHKLARVILHRQELLRQA